From the genome of Synergistetes bacterium HGW-Synergistetes-1, one region includes:
- a CDS encoding 30S ribosomal protein S8 produces the protein MHITDPVADMLTRIRNANVVYHEMVDMPLSKMRLELARILKEEGYIRNYKTINDAKQPMPILRLTMNYGPAKERVIQGLRRISKPGRRIYVGKDELPKVMGGLGIAMISTSAGLMTDAEARKRGLGGEVVCYVW, from the coding sequence ATATGCTCACACGCATTAGAAATGCGAACGTTGTCTATCATGAAATGGTGGACATGCCTCTTAGTAAGATGCGTCTCGAATTGGCACGCATCCTCAAAGAGGAGGGCTATATCCGTAACTATAAGACGATCAATGACGCAAAACAGCCGATGCCTATACTCAGACTTACTATGAACTATGGACCGGCAAAGGAGCGAGTGATCCAGGGCCTGCGTAGAATAAGCAAGCCAGGACGCCGTATTTATGTAGGCAAAGACGAGCTTCCCAAAGTTATGGGAGGTCTCGGAATTGCAATGATTTCAACATCAGCAGGACTTATGACCGATGCAGAAGCGCGCAAGCGCGGACTGGGCGGCGAAGTCGTTTGTTATGTATGGTAA